The Micromonospora sp. NBC_01740 genome includes a window with the following:
- a CDS encoding carbohydrate ABC transporter permease, whose translation MRETAAERWARRIVLTLLALFVLVPLYVMLSSALKPLQDVQGAFTWWPRRPTAQAFVDMWSTVPLGRYLVNSLVVSTVAAVFSVTVAIFAAYAVSRYRFRGRGLFSVTVLSTQMFPGILFLLPLFLIYVNLGTATGIQLYASRTGLIITYLTFSLPFSIWMLVGYFDSIPRGLDEAAQVDGAGPLRTLFRVILPTAVPGVVAVAVYAFMTAWGEVLFASVMTDEGSRTLAVGLQGYSTQFNVYWNQVMAASLVVSVPVVAGFLALQRYFVAGLTAGAVR comes from the coding sequence ATGCGTGAGACCGCCGCCGAGCGCTGGGCCCGCCGGATCGTGCTGACCCTGCTCGCGCTCTTCGTGCTCGTCCCGCTCTACGTCATGCTCAGCTCGGCGCTCAAGCCGTTGCAGGACGTGCAGGGCGCCTTCACCTGGTGGCCCCGGCGCCCGACCGCGCAGGCCTTCGTCGACATGTGGTCGACCGTGCCGCTGGGCCGCTACCTGGTCAACAGCCTGGTCGTCTCGACCGTGGCGGCGGTCTTCTCGGTCACCGTGGCGATCTTCGCGGCGTACGCCGTCAGCCGGTACCGCTTCCGCGGCCGGGGGCTGTTCTCGGTGACCGTGCTCTCCACCCAGATGTTCCCCGGGATCCTCTTCCTGCTGCCGCTCTTCCTGATCTACGTCAACCTCGGCACCGCCACCGGCATCCAGCTGTACGCCAGCCGCACCGGCCTGATCATCACCTACCTGACGTTCTCCCTGCCGTTCTCGATCTGGATGCTGGTCGGCTACTTCGACTCGATCCCCCGCGGCCTCGACGAGGCGGCCCAGGTCGACGGCGCCGGCCCGCTCCGCACGCTGTTCCGGGTCATCCTGCCGACGGCGGTGCCGGGCGTCGTCGCCGTCGCCGTCTACGCCTTCATGACCGCCTGGGGCGAGGTGCTCTTCGCCTCGGTGATGACCGACGAGGGCAGCCGCACCCTCGCCGTCGGCCTCCAGGGCTACTCCACCCAGTTCAACGTCTACTGGAACCAGGTGATGGCCGCGTCGCTGGTGGTCAGCGTCCCGGTGGTGGCCGGTTTCCTGGCGTTGCAGCGCTACTTCGTCGCCGGCCTCACCGCCGGCGCGGTCAGGTGA
- a CDS encoding GH1 family beta-glucosidase, translating to MTAAHPKESPPVPDLSTLPPDFLWGVATAAYQIEGAVRADGRAPSIWDTFCDVPGAVDNGDTGAVACDHYHRWPQDVALMRRLGVDAYRFSVAWPRVRPDGVGRVNPKGLDFYDRLVDALLAAGIRPFVTLYHWDLPQALQDRGGWPERATAEAFADYAAVVAARLGDRVADWTTVNEPLCVSWIGHLEGRMAPGERDLARAVRASHHVLLGHGLATRAIRAAAARPASVGIVLNPSPCEPASDRPEDVAAARRMDGHVNRWWLDPLHGRGYPADMVATYGVEPPVRGDDLTVIATPTDYLGLNYYFRQVVADDPAGPAPYARQVPVPGAVHTAMGWEAYPAGLEQLLVAVTEEYAPARVLVTESGSAWRDEVTADGTVEDRERTDHLERHLAACAAAVDRGVPLAGYFVWSLLDNFEWSYGYDKRFGLVHVDYPTQRRTLKASGLRYADLIRAHRRRTGRLTPSR from the coding sequence ATGACGGCCGCACACCCGAAGGAGAGCCCACCCGTGCCGGACCTGTCCACGCTGCCGCCCGACTTCCTCTGGGGGGTCGCCACCGCCGCGTACCAGATCGAGGGGGCCGTCCGCGCCGACGGCCGCGCGCCGTCCATCTGGGACACCTTCTGCGACGTGCCGGGCGCCGTCGACAACGGCGACACCGGCGCGGTGGCCTGCGACCACTACCACCGGTGGCCGCAGGACGTGGCGCTCATGCGGCGGCTCGGGGTGGACGCGTACCGGTTCTCGGTGGCCTGGCCCCGGGTGCGGCCCGACGGCGTCGGCCGGGTCAACCCGAAGGGCCTGGACTTCTACGACCGGCTGGTCGACGCCCTGCTGGCGGCGGGGATCCGCCCGTTCGTGACGCTCTACCACTGGGACCTGCCGCAGGCGTTGCAGGACCGGGGCGGCTGGCCGGAGCGGGCCACCGCCGAGGCGTTCGCCGACTACGCCGCCGTCGTGGCCGCCCGCCTCGGCGACCGGGTCGCCGACTGGACCACCGTCAACGAGCCGCTCTGCGTGTCCTGGATCGGGCACCTGGAGGGCCGGATGGCGCCCGGCGAGCGGGACCTGGCCAGGGCGGTGCGCGCCTCGCACCACGTCCTGCTCGGGCACGGGCTGGCCACCCGGGCGATCCGGGCCGCCGCGGCCCGGCCCGCCTCCGTCGGGATCGTGCTCAATCCCAGCCCCTGCGAGCCGGCGAGCGACCGGCCCGAGGACGTGGCCGCCGCCCGGCGGATGGACGGCCACGTCAACCGGTGGTGGCTCGATCCGCTGCACGGACGCGGCTACCCGGCCGACATGGTCGCCACCTACGGCGTCGAGCCGCCGGTGCGGGGCGACGACCTGACGGTGATCGCCACCCCCACCGACTACCTCGGCCTGAACTACTACTTCCGTCAGGTGGTGGCCGACGACCCGGCGGGGCCGGCGCCGTACGCCCGGCAGGTGCCGGTGCCGGGCGCGGTGCACACCGCGATGGGCTGGGAGGCGTACCCGGCCGGGCTGGAGCAGCTGCTGGTCGCGGTGACCGAGGAGTACGCCCCGGCGCGGGTGCTCGTCACCGAGAGCGGATCGGCGTGGCGGGACGAGGTCACCGCCGACGGCACCGTCGAGGACCGGGAGCGCACCGACCACCTGGAGCGGCACCTGGCGGCGTGCGCGGCGGCGGTCGACCGGGGCGTGCCGCTGGCCGGCTACTTCGTCTGGTCGCTGCTCGACAACTTCGAGTGGTCGTACGGGTACGACAAGCGCTTCGGGCTGGTGCACGTGGACTACCCCACCCAGCGCCGGACGCTCAAGGCGAGCGGCCTGCGCTACGCCGACCTGATCCGCGCCCACCGGCGGCGTACCGGACGGCTGACGCCCTCCCGGTGA
- a CDS encoding diacylglycerol/lipid kinase family protein, translating to MRTKQELGAAIRRDRRAVLVVNAHSRRGRQLHARARARLTAAGFHLLGDHPVEQPGQLERVLAAAVDLGPDLLVAGGGDGTLSTAARLLAHRDMALGLLPLGTTNNFARTVGVPLDLDRAVDVLTDGTVIDVDLGLAGDMRFTNHVGVGLSADIMLRTPPRLKRVTGRLAYPLTALALLARHRPLRVTVRAGGARHEFRTHQVYVANGGFHAGRPIAADADADDRLLVAYPVGGANRRGLLRDTARNAATGHRRSVGDEPFLAVGELWLETDRPARVEVDGELCGRTPIRIGLDANALRVMAPAGSPDR from the coding sequence ATGCGGACGAAGCAGGAACTGGGCGCGGCCATCCGGCGGGACCGGCGGGCCGTCCTCGTCGTCAACGCCCACTCCCGCCGGGGCCGCCAACTGCACGCGCGGGCCCGGGCCCGGCTGACGGCGGCCGGCTTCCATCTGCTGGGCGACCACCCCGTCGAGCAGCCCGGCCAGCTCGAACGCGTCCTCGCCGCAGCCGTCGACCTCGGGCCGGACCTGCTGGTGGCCGGCGGCGGGGACGGCACCCTGAGCACCGCCGCGCGGCTGCTCGCCCACCGCGACATGGCGCTCGGGCTGCTGCCGCTGGGCACCACCAACAACTTCGCCCGCACCGTCGGCGTCCCGCTCGACCTCGACCGGGCCGTCGACGTGCTGACCGACGGCACGGTGATCGACGTCGACCTCGGCCTCGCCGGCGACATGCGGTTCACCAACCACGTCGGCGTCGGCCTCTCCGCCGACATCATGCTGCGCACGCCGCCGCGCCTGAAGCGGGTCACCGGCCGGCTGGCGTACCCGCTCACCGCCCTGGCCCTGCTGGCCCGGCACCGCCCGCTGCGGGTCACCGTCCGCGCCGGGGGCGCCCGGCACGAGTTCCGGACCCACCAGGTGTACGTGGCCAACGGCGGCTTCCACGCCGGGCGCCCGATCGCCGCCGACGCCGACGCCGACGACCGGCTGCTGGTCGCGTACCCGGTCGGCGGCGCGAACCGCCGTGGACTGCTGCGCGACACGGCCCGCAACGCGGCGACCGGGCACCGGCGCTCCGTCGGCGACGAGCCGTTCCTCGCCGTCGGGGAGCTGTGGCTGGAGACCGACCGGCCGGCGCGCGTCGAGGTCGACGGCGAGCTGTGCGGCCGTACGCCGATCCGGATCGGCCTGGACGCCAACGCGCTGCGCGTGATGGCGCCGGCCGGCAGCCCGGACCGCTGA
- a CDS encoding AzlC family ABC transporter permease gives MSDRTPTARGEFVAGARSMVPFLLSAFPLGVIGGTLGLAAGLSYLETFGLAMVVNSGTAQFIGFKLISEGAAWPVIVLTTLILSLRMLIYSTLLAPHVRELPQRWRLLLGFGLIDAVFFVAFDRIKGDEPARRKSMFYFGASAVMYVNWAIATVVGMIAGHLLPERLRSGLDFPMTAVFLVVLASALVGWKVWTAAVSAGALALLLLGLPYNLGLIVAAFGGAFVGMACELVERRWFPPKPAEPGQPGEEPAEPGEPGGPGPESESRTPQPRTAGAAAGERRVAETARDTDGR, from the coding sequence ATGTCTGACCGTACGCCGACCGCGCGGGGCGAGTTCGTCGCCGGAGCCCGCTCGATGGTGCCGTTCCTGCTCTCCGCCTTTCCGCTGGGCGTGATCGGCGGCACCCTCGGCCTGGCCGCCGGCCTGTCCTACCTGGAGACGTTCGGCCTGGCCATGGTGGTCAACTCCGGGACCGCCCAGTTCATCGGCTTCAAGCTGATCTCGGAGGGGGCGGCCTGGCCGGTCATCGTCCTGACGACGCTGATCCTCAGCCTGCGGATGCTCATCTACTCCACGCTGCTCGCGCCGCACGTGCGCGAGCTGCCGCAGCGGTGGCGGCTACTGCTGGGCTTCGGCCTGATCGACGCGGTGTTCTTCGTGGCCTTCGACCGGATCAAGGGCGACGAGCCGGCCCGGCGCAAGAGCATGTTCTACTTCGGCGCCTCCGCGGTCATGTACGTCAACTGGGCGATCGCCACCGTGGTCGGCATGATCGCGGGGCACCTGCTGCCGGAGCGGCTGCGCTCCGGCCTGGACTTCCCGATGACCGCGGTCTTCCTGGTCGTGCTCGCCTCGGCGCTGGTCGGCTGGAAGGTCTGGACGGCGGCGGTCTCCGCCGGGGCGCTGGCCCTGCTCCTGCTCGGGCTGCCCTACAACCTCGGCCTGATCGTGGCGGCGTTCGGCGGCGCGTTCGTCGGCATGGCCTGCGAGCTGGTGGAACGGCGCTGGTTCCCGCCGAAGCCGGCGGAGCCGGGCCAGCCGGGGGAGGAACCGGCCGAACCGGGCGAGCCGGGCGGGCCGGGGCCGGAGTCGGAGTCGAGAACGCCGCAACCGCGGACCGCCGGGGCGGCGGCCGGGGAACGCCGGGTCGCCGAGACGGCCCGTGACACGGACGGAAGGTGA
- a CDS encoding carbon-nitrogen hydrolase family protein: protein MAGGRVTAAHPAGRAPLRVAAAQVTAVPGDLAGNARTAARSIAEAAARGVHLVVFPELSLCGYDVGLLRDDIARCAVEAGGDPLDAVAEACRTHRVVAVVGGCRRRADGWAIGALVIGADGRPAAAYDKRHLDRDERELFVPGRADCLVEVRGWRLGLGVCYDASFPEHARALALAGADAYLCPSAFTTGDSDHRRGVYFPARALENTCYVLFANFAGSHGDWEFAGRSAVYAPDGRVLADAGTGPGLAVADLDDAVLRRHRDALRMLTDRAAPAPPPAAVPVPAG, encoded by the coding sequence GTGGCTGGGGGCCGCGTGACGGCCGCCCACCCCGCCGGGCGCGCCCCGCTGCGGGTCGCGGCGGCCCAGGTCACCGCCGTCCCCGGCGACCTGGCCGGCAACGCGCGGACCGCGGCGCGGAGCATCGCCGAGGCGGCGGCCCGCGGCGTCCACCTCGTCGTCTTCCCCGAGCTGTCGCTCTGCGGCTACGACGTCGGCCTGCTGCGCGACGACATCGCGCGGTGCGCCGTCGAGGCGGGCGGCGACCCGCTCGACGCCGTCGCCGAGGCCTGCCGCACCCACCGGGTGGTGGCGGTGGTCGGCGGCTGCCGGCGACGCGCCGACGGCTGGGCGATCGGCGCCCTGGTGATCGGCGCGGACGGCCGGCCCGCCGCCGCGTACGACAAGCGCCACCTGGACCGCGACGAGCGCGAGCTGTTCGTGCCCGGCCGGGCCGACTGCCTGGTCGAGGTGCGCGGCTGGCGGCTCGGCCTGGGGGTCTGCTACGACGCGAGCTTCCCCGAACACGCTCGCGCGCTGGCCCTCGCCGGCGCCGACGCCTACCTGTGCCCGAGCGCGTTCACGACGGGCGACTCCGACCACCGGCGCGGCGTGTACTTCCCGGCCCGCGCCCTGGAGAACACCTGCTACGTGCTGTTCGCCAACTTCGCGGGATCGCACGGCGACTGGGAGTTCGCCGGTCGCAGCGCCGTGTACGCTCCCGACGGTCGGGTCCTCGCCGACGCCGGCACGGGGCCCGGGCTCGCCGTCGCCGACCTGGACGACGCCGTGCTGCGCCGGCACCGCGACGCGTTGCGGATGCTCACCGACCGGGCCGCGCCCGCGCCGCCCCCGGCGGCCGTGCCCGTCCCGGCCGGGTGA
- a CDS encoding AzlD domain-containing protein: protein MSMLLLILGMGLATFAPRYLPLLVFRDRVLPDDVKVFLGYLPPALLAAIAVPSVIAPVDNRIEITVVTVPYLVAGLVTLVTGLFVERFMIVWTVGLVVFFGLRWWLGAA, encoded by the coding sequence ATGTCCATGCTGCTGCTCATCCTCGGGATGGGGCTCGCCACCTTCGCACCCCGGTACCTGCCGCTGCTGGTCTTCCGCGACCGGGTGCTCCCCGACGACGTCAAGGTCTTCCTCGGCTACCTCCCGCCGGCGCTGCTGGCGGCCATCGCCGTCCCGTCGGTGATCGCCCCGGTGGACAACCGGATCGAGATCACCGTCGTCACCGTGCCGTACCTGGTGGCGGGCCTGGTCACGCTGGTGACCGGCCTCTTCGTCGAGCGTTTCATGATCGTCTGGACGGTGGGCCTGGTGGTCTTCTTCGGCCTGCGCTGGTGGCTGGGGGCCGCGTGA
- a CDS encoding trans-sulfuration enzyme family protein: MTGTGTIAVHGDDGLSPGGAVSPPIVQSATFSAESDEQFAAVATETRGNAFYTRYGNPNHAQVAAVVAQLEGAEAGLVTASGMGAISTIALALLSAGDHVVVQRSTYGGTTSLVTGLLARFGVAFTQVDQTDTEAFVRALRPQTRLVLVETPSNPLLELTDLAAVVELAHANDALVAVDNTFATPVNQRPTEFGADLVWHSGTKYLGGHSDVSAGVVVGSADLVDRVWQTAIVTGSTLGPIDAWLLLRGIRTLSLRVDRHNANALALARAVEGHPAVRRVRYPGLPTHPQHELAGRQMTGFGGVLSVELRDGRAAAGLLDGLRLAKRAASLGSVSTLVVHPRSMWAGIVDAEQLAATGIGEGLVRVSTGIEDTEDLVADFLAALDAADRAE, encoded by the coding sequence GTGACCGGCACCGGCACGATCGCTGTCCACGGCGACGACGGGTTGAGCCCGGGCGGGGCGGTGTCGCCGCCGATCGTGCAGAGCGCCACCTTCAGCGCCGAGTCCGACGAGCAGTTCGCCGCCGTCGCCACCGAGACCCGGGGCAACGCCTTCTACACGCGCTACGGCAACCCGAACCACGCGCAGGTCGCCGCCGTGGTCGCCCAGCTGGAGGGCGCCGAGGCGGGCCTGGTCACCGCCTCCGGGATGGGCGCGATCAGCACCATCGCCCTGGCCCTGCTCTCCGCCGGGGACCACGTCGTCGTGCAGCGCAGCACGTACGGCGGCACGACGTCCCTGGTCACCGGCCTGCTGGCCCGGTTCGGGGTGGCCTTCACCCAGGTGGACCAGACCGACACCGAGGCCTTCGTCCGGGCGCTGCGCCCGCAGACCCGGCTGGTCCTGGTGGAGACCCCGAGCAACCCCCTGCTCGAACTGACCGACCTGGCCGCCGTCGTCGAGCTGGCGCACGCCAACGACGCGCTGGTCGCGGTCGACAACACCTTCGCCACCCCGGTCAACCAGCGGCCGACGGAGTTCGGCGCCGACCTGGTGTGGCACAGCGGGACGAAGTACCTCGGCGGGCACTCCGACGTCTCGGCCGGGGTGGTCGTCGGCTCCGCCGACCTCGTCGACCGGGTGTGGCAGACCGCCATCGTCACCGGCAGCACCCTCGGCCCCATCGACGCCTGGCTGCTGCTGCGCGGCATCCGCACCCTGTCGCTGCGGGTGGACCGGCACAACGCCAACGCCCTGGCCCTGGCCCGGGCGGTCGAGGGCCACCCGGCGGTGCGGCGGGTCCGCTACCCGGGGCTGCCGACGCATCCCCAGCACGAACTGGCCGGCCGGCAGATGACCGGCTTCGGCGGGGTGCTCAGCGTCGAACTGCGCGACGGGCGGGCGGCGGCCGGGCTGCTCGACGGCCTGCGCCTGGCCAAGCGGGCGGCCAGCCTGGGCAGCGTCAGCACCCTCGTGGTGCACCCGCGCTCGATGTGGGCCGGGATCGTCGACGCCGAGCAGTTGGCCGCCACCGGCATCGGCGAGGGCCTCGTCCGGGTCTCCACCGGCATCGAGGACACCGAGGACCTCGTCGCCGACTTCCTGGCGGCCCTCGACGCGGCGGACCGGGCGGAGTAG